One genomic region from Oryzias melastigma strain HK-1 linkage group LG19, ASM292280v2, whole genome shotgun sequence encodes:
- the foxi1 gene encoding forkhead box protein I1 yields MNAFGHQPSTQQSSPIQHSAQEILDMAVYCDNYGVYQQNLHHHHHPQRPPPHPPSYGLGEYTSQSTNPYLWLNGPGINSSPYLPANNGASYLQSGYGSNQRQFLPPPTGFGGADLGWLSISSQQELFKMVRPPYSYSALIAMAIQNSQDKKLTLSQIYQYVADNFPFYKKSKAGWQNSIRHNLSLNDCFKKVARDEDDPGKGNYWTLDPNCEKMFDNGNFRRKRKRRADASGSESGSPCVKSEDNAHKLSDTASLLSSSPPSLHGSPASTETKTPPPASGDSSPCFSNFVSTVSSLLAGSGASESPQGCGAAHPAGLAQTREGMSGLGSYSPTFVSPLNSDNGRMSYYPSMQSLSNHFSVNNLIYSREGTEV; encoded by the exons ATGAACGCGTTTGGACACCAACCTTCCACCCAGCAGAGCAGCCCCATTCAGCACAGCGCGCAGGAGATTCTGGACATGGCGGTGTACTGCGACAACTACGGCGTCTACCAGCAGAAtctccaccaccaccatcacccCCAGAGGCCGCCGCCTCACCCACCCAGCTACGGCCTCGGAGAGTACACCTCTCAGTCCACGAACCCGTACCTGTGGCTGAACGGACCGGGCATCAACTCCTCTCCGTACCTCCCCGCGAACAACGGCGCGTCCTACCTCCAGTCTGGATACGGGTCCAACCAGAGGCAGTTCTTGCCGCCTCCCACGGGGTTCGGGGGAGCAGATCTGGGCTGGTTGTCCATATCCAGCCAGCAGGAGCTCTTCAAGATGGTCAGACCTCCGTATTCCTACTCTGCTCTCATAGCCATGGCCATCCAGAACTCTCAGGACAAGAAGCTGACGCTCAGCCAGATCTATCAATACGTTGCTGACAACTTTCCTTTCTATAAGAAGAGTAAAGCTGGATGGCAGAATTCAATTCGCCACAACTTGTCACTGAATGACTGCTTTAAAAAAGTGGCGCGTGATGAGGATGATCCAG GTAAGGGGAACTACTGGACGCTTGACCCCAACTGTGAGAAGATGTTCGACAACGGGAATTTCagaaggaagaggaagaggagagcgGATGCTAGCGGCTCAGAGAGCGGCTCTCCGTGCGTCAAATCCGAGGACAACGCGCACAAACTCTCCGACACCGCCAGCCTGCTCAGCTCCTCCCCGCCCAGCCTGCACGGATCCCCGGCCTCCACGGAGACCAAAACCCCCCCACCAGCCTCCGGGGACAGCAGCCCGTGCTTCAGCAACTTCGTGTCCACCGTGAGCTCGCTGCTGGCGGGGAGCGGGGCCAGCGAGAGCCCGCAGGGCTGCGGCGCCGCGCACCCCGCGGGGCTGGCGCAGACGCGGGAGGGCATGTCCGGACTGGGCTCCTACTCCCCCACGTTCGTGTCTCCCCTGAACTCTGACAACGGCAGAATGAGCTATTATCCATCAATGCAGAGCCTCTCCAACCACTTCAGTGTGAATAACCTCATATACAGCCGGGAGGGCACAGAGGTTTAg